The proteins below come from a single Natranaerofaba carboxydovora genomic window:
- a CDS encoding tetratricopeptide repeat protein, producing MITNYFRKRKKTVVLVIAIFAGLALIGSTLLGTGVGGLGGGGMKEGAPQQGDIDEYIDTFKAEVDQNPDEIANWLELGGLQLFAGMEYLQEGSEDMADEYLEDAQESFDRALDIDEENVEALSNKGLVSIYMDDLEAGKEYIEKGYELDPNNSNVLEVYGIYHLQTGDIEKALTKWEEILELDDISEEERAHYESMIEQYEEILGSIEIEEEKEIIEDEEDIKEIEEELK from the coding sequence ATGATTACGAATTATTTTAGAAAAAGAAAAAAGACAGTTGTCCTTGTGATTGCTATATTTGCTGGCCTAGCTTTAATAGGCTCTACTCTATTAGGTACGGGAGTGGGTGGCTTAGGTGGTGGTGGCATGAAAGAAGGTGCCCCGCAGCAGGGTGACATTGACGAATATATTGATACATTTAAAGCAGAAGTAGATCAAAATCCGGACGAAATAGCAAATTGGTTAGAGCTAGGAGGGCTTCAGTTATTTGCAGGAATGGAGTATCTTCAGGAAGGTAGTGAAGATATGGCTGATGAATATTTAGAAGATGCTCAAGAATCTTTTGATAGAGCCCTTGATATAGATGAAGAAAATGTAGAAGCATTATCTAACAAAGGACTTGTCTCAATATATATGGATGACCTAGAAGCCGGAAAAGAATATATTGAGAAAGGCTATGAACTAGACCCGAACAATTCAAATGTTCTCGAAGTCTATGGTATATATCATCTTCAAACAGGAGATATTGAAAAAGCCCTGACTAAGTGGGAAGAGATTTTGGAACTTGATGATATATCAGAGGAAGAGAGAGCACATTATGAAAGTATGATTGAACAGTATGAAGAGATCCTTGGAAGTATTGAAATAGAAGAAGAAAAAGAAATAATAGAAGATGAAGAAGATATCAAAGAGATAGAAGAAGAGTTGAAGTAA